One part of the Arabidopsis thaliana chromosome 4, partial sequence genome encodes these proteins:
- a CDS encoding uncharacterized protein (unknown protein; LOCATED IN: endomembrane system; Has 3456 Blast hits to 2147 proteins in 337 species: Archae - 4; Bacteria - 491; Metazoa - 997; Fungi - 201; Plants - 1105; Viruses - 207; Other Eukaryotes - 451 (source: NCBI BLink).), whose protein sequence is MASSKMFLVASLLMALMFSSMITSSRAAQQFTKKQTLKPKYFRPRFPQFPRPGFPNNPALPSFPQFPRPGFPTNPMPFPQFPRPGFPSNPTPEFPQFPGQSFPKFPFSSPFSQYPKPAMPGSPVTALSAPPLSLELQLPSLKLSPPNLMAYVKIIINIS, encoded by the coding sequence ATGGCCTCATCTAAAATGTTCTTAGTCGCTTCTCTCCTCATGGCTCTGATGTTCTCCTCTATGATCACTTCAAGCCGCGCTGCACAACAATTTACGAAGAAACAAACGTTAAAACCGAAGTATTTTAGACCGCGTTTCCCTCAATTTCCGAGACCCGGCTTTCCGAACAATCCAGCATTACCCAGTTTTCCTCAGTTCCCAAGACCCGGTTTTCCAACTAATCCCATGCCTTTCCCTCAATTCCCTAGACCCGGTTTTCCGAGCAATCCTACACCCGAGTTTCCTCAGTTTCCGGGGCAAAGTTTTCCAAAATTCCCATTCTCATCTCCTTTCTCTCAATATCCGAAGCCCGCAATGCCTGGATCGCCCGTTACGGCCCTCTCTGCTCCCCCTCTCTCCCTGGAACTCCAACTTCCATCCCTTAAGTTGTCTCCTCCAAACTTAATGGCATATGTGAAGATTATCATCAACATAAGCTAA